The following nucleotide sequence is from Streptomyces sp. HUAS CB01.
CAACGTCGGGCAGGACCGTTTCCGCCGCGAGACCGGTCTGCCGCTGGCGAGCTACTTCTCCGGTCCTAAGGTCCGCTGGATGCTCGACAACATCGAGGGCCTGCGCGAGCGCGCCGAGCGGGGCGACATCCTCTTCGGGACCATGGACTCCTGGGTCATCTGGAACCTGACCGGCGGCGTCGACGGCGGCAAGCACGTCACCGACGTCACCAACGCCTCGCGCACCATGCTGATGAACCTCCACACCATGGAGTGGGACGAGAAGATCGCCCAGTCCATGGAGGTGCCCATGGAGGTCCTTCCGGAGATCCGCTCCTCCGCCGAGGTGTACGGAGAGGTCAAGGAGGGCGTCCTTGCGGGCGTCCCGGTCGCCTCGGCGCTCGGCGACCAGCAGGCCGCGCTCTTCGGCCAGACCTGCTTCTCCGAGGGTGAGGCGAAGTCCACCTACGGCACCGGCACGTTCCTGCTGATGAACACCGGCAGCAAGATCATCAACTCCTACTCGGGTCTGGTCACCACCGTCGGGTACAAGATCGGCGACGAGGCGCCCGTGTACTCGCTCGAGGGCTCCATCGCCGTCACCGGCGCCCTCGTGCAGTGGATGCGCGACCAGATGGGCCTCATCAACACCGCGCCCGAGATCGAGACGCTCGCCGCGTCCGTCGAGGACAACGGCGGGGCCTACGTCGTCCCGGCGTTCTCCGGTCTGTTCGCCCCGTACTGGCGCTCGGACGCCCGTGGTGTGATCGCCGGCCTCACCCGGTACGTCACCAAGGCGCACATCGCGCGCGCCGTGCTCGAGGCCACGGCCTGGCAGACGCGCGAGATCACGGACGCCATGACCAAGGACTCCGGCGTCGAGCTGACCTCCCTGAAGGTCGACGGCGGAATGACCTCCAACAACCTGCTGATGCAGACCCTCTCGGACTTCCTGGACGTGCCCGTGGTGCGTCCGATGGTGGCCGAGACCACCTGCCTCGGCGCCGCCTACGCCGCCGGCCTGGCCGTCGGCTTCTGGCCCGACACCGACGCCCTCCGCGCCAACTGGCGCCGGGCCGCCGAGTGGACCCCCCACATGGACCCTGCCAAGCGTGATCACGAGTACAAGTACTGGCTCAAGGCCGTCGAGCGGACCATGGGCTGGCTCGAGCACGACGAGAGCTGACGAGGAGCAACCGAGAATGACCACCCTGCAGAGCGTCCCCTCGCTGGGGACGCACCCGGCCTCCGGCTCCCTCCCGAGCCGCGCCGAAACGAGGGAGCAGCTTGCGAAGGCGACCTACGACCTCCTGGTGATAGGCGGCGGCATCCTGGGCATCTCCACGGCCTGGCACGCCGCGCAGGCCGGGCTGCGGGTGGCCCTGGTGGACGCCGGCGACTTCGCCGGCGCCACCTCCTCCGCCTCCTCCAAGCTGCTCCACGGCGGTCTGCGCTATCTGCAGACCGGCGCCGTGAAGCTGGTGGCGGAGAACCACTTCGAGCGCCGCGCCCTCTCCCGCGAGGTGGCCCCCCACCTCTCCAACCCGCTCACCTTCTACCTGCCGGTCTACAAGGGAGGACCGCACGGCGCCGCGAAGCTCGGCGCCGGCGTCTTCGCCTACTCGGCGCTCTCCGCGTTCGGCGACGGCGTCGGCCACGTGATCTCGCCCGCCAAGGCCCAGCGCGACGTGCCGGAGCTGCGCACGGAGAACCTGAAGGCCGTGGCCGTCTACGGCGACGACCAGATGAACGACGCCCGGATGGCGCTGATGGCTGTCCGCGCGGCCGTCGAGTCGGGGGCGGTCGTCCTCAACCACGCCGAGGTCACCGGGCTCCGCTTCACCGAGGGCCGGGTCACCGGCGCCGAGCTCAGGGACCGTACGGACGGCACCGAGTTCGGTGTCACCGCCCGTCTGGTGCTCAACGCGACCGGCCCGTGGATCGACCACCTGCGGAAGATGGAGGACCCGAACGCGGCGCCCTCGATCCGCCTCTCCAAGGGCGCCCACCTGGTGCTCAAGCGCACCTCCCCCTGGAAGGCCGCGCTGGCCACCCCGATCGACAAGTACCGCATCACCTTCGCCCTCCCCTGGGAGGACATGCTGCTGCTCGGCACGACCGACGAGGAGTACGAGGGCGACCCGGCGGACGTCGCGGTCAACGAGAAGGACATCGCCCAGATCCTGGACGAGGCCGCCTTCTCCATCCGCGACCAGCAGCTGTCGCGCGATCTCATCACCTACTCCTTCGCGGGCCTGCGGGTGCTGCCGGGCGGTCCCGGCGACACCTCCAAGGCCAAGCGGGAGACGGTGGTCACCGAGGGCCGCGGCGGCATGCTGTCGGTGGCAGGAGGCAAGTGGACGACCTTCCGCCACATCGGCCGCACGGTGCTGAACAAGCTGGCGGAGCTGCCGGGCCGGCCGCTCGCCGACGACATGGAGCCGATCTCGCACCTGCCGAAGAAGCTCCCGCTGCCCGGTATCGCCAACCCGCGCGCCGTCGCTCACCGGCTGCTGGTCGACGCCCCGGCGCCCGGGCCCCGGATGGCGGCGGACACCGCGCGGCACCTCGCCACGCACTACGGCTCGCTGTCCTTCGACATCGCCCGGCTGGCGAACGAGAACCCGGACCTGGCCCAGCGGATCCACCCGGACGCCCCGGAGATCTGGGCCCAGGTCGTGTGGGCGCGCGACCACGAGTGGGCCGAGACGGCTGACGACGTGCTGCGCCGCCGCACCACGCTCACCATCCGCGGTCTGGCCACGGACGAGATCCGGGGGAAGGTCGAGGACCTGCTGAACAAGCGGTCCTGAGACCGGACCGTAGCGGGCACGGTCCGCGCGGCGAGGGCGGCTCCTCCCGGAGCCGCCCTCGCCGTACGCCGGGACGTCGGGCGACCCGAGGGCGGGGAAGGCAGTGGCCGTCACCGGCCGGGGCCACCGGTCCCACCGAGGCCGTGGGCACTCCTGTGGCGAGGCCGGCCGCGTCCTCGAAGTCCCCTGCCCGTGCCGGTGGTTGCCGACCGGCGGGCGGCCGCACGGCCCGTCGGGGTGGCGGTGCGCGGGCGCACGACCAGGGCCGCATACGGGGGGAGAAAGCGGGTACGTCTGGGGCCACACAGTGCACCCAGGCGGTCGGGCCGGGCAGGTGACGTGCTCGTGGAGGTGGTCGACGTACGCGAGGACCCGGTCCTCCCCGCAGGCGGAGGCGGCGGCGCAGTCGAACCGGCCGTCCGGTGCACGACACGACGGGAAGCCGGTGGCCCCGGTCCGCACCGAGATCGCGCGGTGGCAGCTCGCACGGATCTCCGACCGGAACCGGTGTTCCACCGGCCTGTGCCGGTGCCGTACGGAAGTTCACCCTGCCGTGCACGGGGACTGCGGACCGGTGCCAGTGAAGCCGTAAGGTTGGGGCGTACGAAAGGGAACGTCGGAAGGAGGCCTGGGTGATCGAGCTCGAGGGGGTTCCCGAGCTGATCGACCCGGTCATGGTGGCCGCGTTCGAGGGCTGGAACGACGCCGGCGACGCCGCGTCCACCGCGGTCGCGCACCTGGACCGCGAGTGGAAGGGCGAGGTGTTCGCGGCGCTCGACGCCGAGGACTACTACGACTTCCAGGTCAACCGGCCCACGGTGTGGCTGGACGCCGGAGTGCGGAAGATCACCTGGCCCACGACCCGGCTCTCCGTGGTGCGGGTCGGCGGGGAGAAACCCCGCGATCTGGTGCTGGTCCGGGGGATCGAGCCCTCGATGCGCTGGCGCTCGTTCTGCAACGAGCTGCTGGGATTCGCCCATGAACTCGGGGTCGAGATGGTGGTGATCCTGGGCGCCCTGCTCGGTGACACCCCGCACACGCGTCCCGTTCCGGTGAGCGGTGTCACCTCGGACCCTGATCTGGCCAGGACGATGGACCTGGAGGAGACCCGCTACGAGGGCCCGACCGGCATCGTCGGCATTCTCCAGGAGGCCTGCACGCACGCCGGGGTCCCGGCCGTGTCGCTGTGGGCCGCCGTGCCGCACTACGTCTCGCAGCCGCCGAACCCCAAGGCGACGCTGGCCCTGCTGAACCGGCTGGAGGACCTCATCGACCTGCGCATCCCGCTCGGCGAACTGGCCGAGGACGCGCGGGCCTGGCAGCTCGGTGTGGACCAACTGGCCTCCGAGGACAGCGAGGTGGCCGAGTACGTGCAGACGCTGGAGGAGGCCCGGGACACCGCCGAGCTGCCCGAGGCGTCCGGTGAGGCCATCGCCCGGGAGTTCGAGCGCTATCTTCGCCGGCGTGACGGCGGCCCCGGGCAGGGGCCGGGCGGTCTGGCCACGGAGGGCGGCGACGGGTCGTACCTGCGGGACACCGCGGGCGGGCGCCCGAAACCCCCGAAGCCGTCGCGGTCGGAGCCCGGGGCGGAAGGGTCCGAGGACGAGGACTCAGGCGCACCGGGGCCCTCGGAGCCCTCGGCGTCCGCGGAGTCCACGGGCGCGAAGGAGTCCTCGGGTTCCTCGGCTTCCTCGGCTTCCTCGGGTTCCTCGGGTTCCTCGGGTTCCTCGGGTTCCTCGGGGGCTCCCGAATCCACCGGGTCCACCGGGTCCACCGAGCCGTCGAGTTCACCCGGGTCCACCGGGTCGTCGAGGTCTCACGAGTCCACCGACTCCTCCGACGCGTCCGATTCCCCGGATTCCTCCGAGGACTGACTCCTCCGAGGAGCGGGCGCAGCGCGCCGAGCGGGTGGTGCCGGCTCCGGCCCCACCCGCTCACGCGCTCCCGCCCCGTCCCGCCGGGCGGCGCGCGCGGCCCGTGCTCGCCAGACGCCGGCACCTGCCCGCGGCGAGGCGCAGCCGCGCGTCCGGCACATCGCGGCGACGGGCGTGGCCGCCGGCACCCCACCGCGCCCGCGCCCGCGCCTGGCTCGCGCCGGCCCGTCAGCCGCAGTGGAAGCGGGCCGCCGCCCAGTCGCCGTGGTCACCGGACTTGGAGCCGTCGGTGTCGGTGACCTTCAGACGCACGTGCCGGGCACCGGTGACGTCGACCTCGGCCGGTACGGTCGGCGAGGCGCCGGTGACCTCGGGCGAGGTCCACAGCACCTTGCCGTCCGCCTCGACGGAGAACGCCACTTCGCCGTAACCGCCGATCTCGTCGTCGATCCCGGTGTCCGCGGTGAACGTGGTGCAGCGCCCGCCGAGGTAGACCTCGATGTCGGAGTCGGCGTGCGCCCCGATGCCCTTCTCGTACTCCGTGCCGGCGAGGGTCAGCGTGCGGCCGTCGTTCGCGCCGGACTCCCCGTTGCTGCGGTCGCGTTCGGGTGGGCCCCAGCCGTTGGTGGACGTCAGCCACACCAGGTCGCTCGCCCACACGTCGCCCGCGGGCGGCTCGGGCATCACGGCGACAGCGAACCGCTGGACGGCGGTGCGGAGTTGTCCCGCCGCGCCGTACCGGACCGCCGCGGTGAGCGTCGCCTCGCCGGGCTTCGCGTCCTTCGCGGGGGTCACCTCGACCTCGACCCTCCGGGTCGTGCCCGCGGGGATGCGGTCCACCTCCGGTGCGGGCGTCACCCGCCAGCCTGCCGGGACGTCCAGGGACACGGTGACGTCCGTGGCGTCGCGGCTGCCCGCGGTCACGTCGACGGCGACCTTCCCCGGTGTGCCGGCGCCCAGTTCCTGTCCGGCCGGTGCGGCGGCCGCTGCGGCTGCACCGGGGACGGCCCCGCCGACCGCGGCCGTGTCCTCCAGTTCCAGTGCGAAGGCGCGGTCCGTGGGCAGTGCCGCGGTCTTCACCCGGACCACCCCGCCCCGGTCGTCGCGGTCGTACCACCAGCCCTGCGGGGCCTTGGCGAAGGCGGCCGCGCCGCTCAGCCTGGGCAGGGTGCGGCCGTCGAGCCGGACCGAGCTCGGGGCGTCCCCCGTGTGCACGGTGAAGTCGTACGGGCGCGCCCGGGACTTGCCGTCGAACGATCCGCGGCTCGCGCCGATCCGTACCGTCACGTCGCCACCGCCGCGCCTCGGCGCCTCCACCTCGGCGCGCTGGGTGGCGTACTCGCCGGCGCGGTGCCGGCGCGTCACACCGTCGTCCTCGTAGAGCGTGAACGACGACGAGCCCTGCGGATAGACGTCCCAGGCGAGCGGGGAGCCGGGGCCGCGGTCGGCGT
It contains:
- the glpK gene encoding glycerol kinase GlpK codes for the protein MTDAHTAGPFIAAIDQGTTSSRCIVFDKDGRIVSVDQKEHEQIFPKPGWVEHNATEIWNNVQEVVAGAIEKGGITAADVKAIGITNQRETTLLWDRNTGEPVHNAIVWQDTRTDALCRELGRNVGQDRFRRETGLPLASYFSGPKVRWMLDNIEGLRERAERGDILFGTMDSWVIWNLTGGVDGGKHVTDVTNASRTMLMNLHTMEWDEKIAQSMEVPMEVLPEIRSSAEVYGEVKEGVLAGVPVASALGDQQAALFGQTCFSEGEAKSTYGTGTFLLMNTGSKIINSYSGLVTTVGYKIGDEAPVYSLEGSIAVTGALVQWMRDQMGLINTAPEIETLAASVEDNGGAYVVPAFSGLFAPYWRSDARGVIAGLTRYVTKAHIARAVLEATAWQTREITDAMTKDSGVELTSLKVDGGMTSNNLLMQTLSDFLDVPVVRPMVAETTCLGAAYAAGLAVGFWPDTDALRANWRRAAEWTPHMDPAKRDHEYKYWLKAVERTMGWLEHDES
- a CDS encoding PAC2 family protein, whose amino-acid sequence is MIELEGVPELIDPVMVAAFEGWNDAGDAASTAVAHLDREWKGEVFAALDAEDYYDFQVNRPTVWLDAGVRKITWPTTRLSVVRVGGEKPRDLVLVRGIEPSMRWRSFCNELLGFAHELGVEMVVILGALLGDTPHTRPVPVSGVTSDPDLARTMDLEETRYEGPTGIVGILQEACTHAGVPAVSLWAAVPHYVSQPPNPKATLALLNRLEDLIDLRIPLGELAEDARAWQLGVDQLASEDSEVAEYVQTLEEARDTAELPEASGEAIAREFERYLRRRDGGPGQGPGGLATEGGDGSYLRDTAGGRPKPPKPSRSEPGAEGSEDEDSGAPGPSEPSASAESTGAKESSGSSASSASSGSSGSSGSSGSSGAPESTGSTGSTEPSSSPGSTGSSRSHESTDSSDASDSPDSSED
- a CDS encoding glycerol-3-phosphate dehydrogenase/oxidase; this encodes MTTLQSVPSLGTHPASGSLPSRAETREQLAKATYDLLVIGGGILGISTAWHAAQAGLRVALVDAGDFAGATSSASSKLLHGGLRYLQTGAVKLVAENHFERRALSREVAPHLSNPLTFYLPVYKGGPHGAAKLGAGVFAYSALSAFGDGVGHVISPAKAQRDVPELRTENLKAVAVYGDDQMNDARMALMAVRAAVESGAVVLNHAEVTGLRFTEGRVTGAELRDRTDGTEFGVTARLVLNATGPWIDHLRKMEDPNAAPSIRLSKGAHLVLKRTSPWKAALATPIDKYRITFALPWEDMLLLGTTDEEYEGDPADVAVNEKDIAQILDEAAFSIRDQQLSRDLITYSFAGLRVLPGGPGDTSKAKRETVVTEGRGGMLSVAGGKWTTFRHIGRTVLNKLAELPGRPLADDMEPISHLPKKLPLPGIANPRAVAHRLLVDAPAPGPRMAADTARHLATHYGSLSFDIARLANENPDLAQRIHPDAPEIWAQVVWARDHEWAETADDVLRRRTTLTIRGLATDEIRGKVEDLLNKRS